A window of the Planctomycetaceae bacterium genome harbors these coding sequences:
- a CDS encoding threonine/serine dehydratase yields the protein MSLHIPTIDDVLKAEPRIRPHVSPAPLIRSYALEKELGLSADRRVWIKDYGWTPVGSFKLMGALNWMAAHQDE from the coding sequence ATGTCGCTGCACATCCCGACGATCGACGACGTTCTTAAGGCCGAACCGCGAATCCGGCCGCACGTATCTCCCGCGCCGCTGATTCGGTCCTACGCCCTGGAAAAGGAACTCGGGCTTAGCGCCGATCGCCGCGTCTGGATCAAGGACTACGGCTGGACCCCGGTGGGATCGTTCAAACTGATGGGAGCCCTCAACTGGATGGCCGCTCATCAGGACGAA